One segment of Anatilimnocola aggregata DNA contains the following:
- a CDS encoding glycosyltransferase family protein — MPLLLIAPIVVIFAPVLFANRSFAFRDGAHFYHPMFKWIASEWGQGRVPLWNPLENCGLPILADATSSIFYPGKLIFVLPLPFAYLYNLYIVGHVLLAAGLMYALARGLRASQPAAVLTAVAYACGGNVVFQYCNIVFLVGAAWLPAALLGIEEIVARRSWKGTLLLAVVLAMMILGGDPQMAYHALLAAGLRLVCSWFGKPAAKTEDSQPSLDVINPVTSSWWYPTLQLGVAATFAFLLAAVQIFPSSEATKSSERAAYKRPRNVFEAVATVRSNTAGDSLLKETPGEAIAAGIFGQPEKSSHQDRAYNFSISPWRMAEFLWPNVSGRIVPVSRLWILLFPGSSPAWTPSLYLGLLPFLVGVAALRFWRTDPTTRWLSWLVLIFALGSFGWYGLGWVVREFYATVLQGDSSKLSIGAPVGGIYWLMVTLLPTYIYFRYPAKLMVVAVCGLCAAGAINADRLFTNPSDRWVQRLKWFAYASVGLAFVTWCISDRLIATRMPPTQIFGPFDARGACIDVISAFLQAAIVAWLLQLLLQKMWAARSHENSQAEQARWQWLAVALTAVEIVVANAGLLSSAPAAMWSEPGPVAAAIRLHHEQRQGTQADGINAQLDPRFFRGGYQSWQPHSYRERDLKGTRMQDLTRWEHDSLFPKYHLPSGLPLVESYGSLKPLDYESLLLISREYSKLEFAEARVPAPTVLRIAAAEYLVLPADAEIPFADKITPPANLELPENVSLWQMKRTQPRAWVVHHVVKLPPVINTLDLDTVDQRARDVLTELRDGKPKMRDFAQVAVVETTEPLSAELLSVDSKIPSTAVCEFLLDEPQHVRIRTRLDRPGLMVVADSWNQGWQATLQPANSTDDKPSAPQPLTIHRTNRCFRGVELPAGEWIVDFRFRPQSFYRGGLISAASWLAAIALCGLAYGWRKR, encoded by the coding sequence GTGCCGCTTCTGTTGATTGCGCCGATTGTGGTGATTTTTGCGCCGGTGCTGTTCGCCAATCGATCGTTTGCCTTTCGCGATGGGGCTCACTTCTATCATCCAATGTTCAAGTGGATTGCCAGCGAGTGGGGACAAGGACGTGTTCCTCTGTGGAATCCCCTCGAGAATTGCGGGCTGCCGATTCTGGCCGATGCGACGAGCAGCATCTTCTATCCCGGCAAGCTGATTTTTGTGTTGCCGCTCCCATTTGCCTATCTCTACAACTTGTATATCGTCGGGCACGTCTTGCTGGCCGCAGGGCTGATGTATGCGCTGGCGCGTGGCTTGCGGGCCAGCCAACCGGCTGCTGTCCTGACTGCGGTTGCCTATGCCTGCGGCGGCAATGTCGTCTTTCAGTACTGCAATATTGTGTTTCTCGTCGGTGCTGCCTGGTTGCCGGCAGCCCTCTTGGGGATTGAAGAAATCGTTGCGCGCCGCAGTTGGAAGGGGACCCTTCTCCTGGCCGTCGTCTTGGCGATGATGATCCTGGGTGGAGATCCACAGATGGCCTATCACGCGCTGCTGGCCGCAGGCTTACGTTTGGTCTGCAGTTGGTTTGGTAAACCAGCAGCGAAGACTGAAGACAGCCAACCTTCGCTGGACGTAATCAACCCAGTCACTTCAAGTTGGTGGTATCCCACGCTGCAATTGGGTGTCGCGGCTACATTTGCATTTCTCCTGGCAGCAGTGCAAATCTTTCCTTCGTCCGAAGCGACCAAGTCGAGCGAACGCGCCGCTTACAAACGTCCACGAAATGTTTTTGAAGCAGTCGCTACAGTGCGATCGAACACCGCGGGCGATTCACTGCTTAAGGAAACACCCGGCGAAGCCATTGCAGCGGGAATTTTTGGCCAACCAGAAAAGAGTTCGCACCAAGACCGAGCTTATAATTTCAGCATCAGTCCCTGGCGAATGGCAGAATTCCTCTGGCCCAATGTGTCGGGGCGAATTGTGCCGGTGTCGCGCCTGTGGATTCTGCTGTTTCCCGGCAGTTCGCCCGCCTGGACTCCTTCGCTGTATCTCGGCCTCTTGCCATTTCTCGTTGGTGTTGCCGCTCTTCGTTTTTGGAGAACCGATCCCACGACCCGCTGGCTCTCTTGGCTGGTGTTGATCTTCGCGCTCGGCAGTTTCGGTTGGTATGGCCTCGGTTGGGTGGTGAGAGAATTTTATGCCACGGTACTACAGGGTGATTCATCGAAGCTGAGTATCGGTGCTCCGGTCGGCGGCATCTATTGGTTGATGGTCACGCTGTTGCCGACGTACATCTACTTTCGTTATCCGGCCAAACTGATGGTCGTCGCCGTGTGTGGCTTGTGTGCAGCTGGTGCGATCAATGCCGACCGACTCTTCACCAATCCCAGCGACCGCTGGGTGCAAAGGCTGAAGTGGTTTGCCTATGCGAGCGTGGGACTCGCCTTTGTCACCTGGTGTATTTCAGACAGACTGATTGCGACCCGCATGCCGCCGACGCAGATCTTCGGCCCGTTCGACGCGCGCGGCGCTTGCATCGATGTCATCTCCGCTTTCCTGCAAGCGGCAATTGTCGCGTGGTTACTCCAACTCCTTCTCCAAAAGATGTGGGCTGCGAGATCGCACGAGAACTCGCAAGCAGAACAAGCGCGCTGGCAATGGCTGGCGGTCGCATTGACGGCCGTCGAGATTGTTGTTGCCAACGCGGGACTGCTTTCGTCGGCCCCGGCGGCAATGTGGAGCGAACCCGGTCCAGTGGCCGCGGCAATTCGTTTGCATCATGAACAACGGCAGGGAACTCAGGCAGATGGCATCAACGCGCAGCTTGACCCGCGCTTCTTCCGCGGTGGTTATCAGTCTTGGCAACCCCACAGCTACCGGGAGCGTGATTTGAAGGGAACCCGGATGCAGGATCTGACACGTTGGGAACACGATTCGTTGTTCCCCAAATATCACCTGCCCAGTGGCCTTCCTCTCGTCGAATCGTATGGCTCGCTGAAGCCGCTCGATTACGAGTCGTTGCTGCTCATTAGTCGCGAATACAGCAAATTGGAATTCGCCGAGGCCCGCGTGCCAGCTCCGACCGTCCTGCGCATCGCTGCTGCCGAGTACCTGGTTCTGCCCGCCGATGCCGAAATTCCTTTTGCGGACAAAATTACCCCGCCAGCCAATCTCGAGTTGCCCGAGAATGTAAGCCTGTGGCAAATGAAACGGACGCAGCCGCGCGCTTGGGTGGTGCATCATGTGGTGAAACTGCCGCCGGTCATCAATACGCTCGATCTCGATACCGTGGATCAACGGGCCCGCGACGTTTTGACGGAACTTCGCGATGGTAAACCAAAGATGCGCGACTTCGCGCAAGTTGCCGTGGTGGAAACCACTGAACCCCTGAGCGCAGAACTGCTGTCCGTTGACTCGAAAATTCCCTCCACCGCCGTCTGCGAGTTTCTCCTTGACGAGCCTCAACACGTTCGCATCCGCACGCGGCTCGATCGCCCGGGTCTCATGGTCGTCGCCGATAGCTGGAACCAAGGTTGGCAAGCCACTCTGCAGCCAGCGAACTCCACCGACGACAAACCATCTGCTCCCCAGCCTTTGACCATCCACCGCACCAACCGCTGTTTCCGTGGTGTCGAACTTCCCGCTGGGGAGTGGATTGTCGATTTCCGCTTTCGCCCGCAGAGCTTTTACCGTGGTGGGCTGATTAGCGCGGCAAGTTGGCTGGCGGCGATCGCTCTTTGTGGCTTGGCTTATGGCTGGCGTAAGCGGTAA